The following proteins come from a genomic window of Gimesia chilikensis:
- a CDS encoding DUF4435 domain-containing protein produces the protein MAKISIPRKDATEELEFDSLVIVGANGSGKSRLGIQIEENHENVHRISAQRSLVFKDEIDVRSASAAESLYRYGYYGDNTSASEADRLNIAKQQRRNRRWKNRPASHLLDDFDHLLSLLIANEYLQSAIFKQQYKAGQRPDEYPESQLDRVLKIWHTIMPHRHLNVADNRLQATNKDDSYHGLDMSDGERVAFYLIAQAMCAPENCIIIIDEPELHLHKAIQSKLWDAIEAERSDCSIVYVTHDLEFAASRVNSSIIWVKEFDGKEWDWEAVSDVDGFPREMMLEILGSRKPVLFVEGTRSSIDTQLYRRIYPDFHVIAREGCTKVIESTRALRRAEGFHSQEVFGIIDRDFRAEEDIAGLLKDWVYVTSVAEAENGICLPIVIKCAARHFRKVDDAEVMRSVVDAAFVRLSQQLNHQVKEKASQEIRHAFSKFSSKNITDREGFEASVTDFKVSIDAIKFYDEAYHEYKKVIDAKDYSGLLRIFNNKGLEDVVAREIGFSNKQNYREWVIAEIDLANISENPSELGKEILEGLREEFPEIVMESTQETGGINV, from the coding sequence ATGGCAAAAATATCAATACCCAGGAAGGATGCTACGGAAGAACTGGAGTTCGACTCTTTAGTGATTGTCGGCGCCAATGGATCAGGGAAAAGTAGACTGGGAATTCAAATTGAAGAAAACCATGAAAACGTACACCGAATAAGTGCTCAAAGATCATTAGTATTTAAGGATGAAATCGATGTCCGTTCTGCCAGTGCCGCAGAATCATTGTATCGTTACGGATACTATGGCGATAACACTTCAGCAAGTGAAGCAGATCGATTAAATATCGCAAAACAGCAACGCAGAAATAGACGCTGGAAGAACCGACCTGCATCACATTTGCTGGATGATTTTGATCATTTACTTAGCTTGTTGATAGCGAATGAATACCTTCAAAGTGCCATATTTAAACAACAATATAAAGCTGGCCAACGTCCCGATGAGTATCCAGAATCGCAATTAGATCGAGTTTTGAAAATCTGGCATACAATAATGCCCCATCGGCATTTAAATGTTGCCGATAATCGGCTTCAGGCAACTAATAAGGATGATTCATATCATGGACTAGATATGAGTGATGGTGAAAGAGTTGCATTCTATCTGATAGCTCAGGCGATGTGTGCTCCAGAAAACTGCATCATAATTATTGATGAGCCGGAGTTGCATCTTCATAAAGCTATACAGTCTAAATTATGGGACGCAATAGAAGCTGAGAGGTCTGATTGTTCTATTGTGTATGTGACCCATGATTTGGAGTTTGCCGCATCACGAGTAAATTCTTCGATCATCTGGGTTAAAGAATTCGATGGGAAAGAATGGGACTGGGAGGCGGTTTCAGATGTTGATGGCTTTCCACGAGAGATGATGCTTGAAATTCTCGGGAGTCGTAAGCCCGTGCTTTTTGTGGAAGGAACCAGATCTAGTATCGATACTCAACTCTATAGGAGAATCTATCCTGATTTTCATGTGATTGCACGAGAAGGTTGTACGAAAGTAATTGAATCCACTCGTGCATTACGTAGAGCAGAAGGTTTTCATTCACAAGAAGTATTCGGGATTATTGATCGAGACTTTCGTGCTGAAGAAGATATCGCTGGCTTGTTAAAAGATTGGGTTTACGTAACTTCAGTCGCAGAAGCTGAAAATGGAATCTGTTTACCGATCGTGATTAAGTGTGCTGCAAGACATTTTAGAAAGGTTGATGATGCAGAAGTTATGAGATCTGTTGTTGATGCTGCTTTCGTGCGATTATCGCAACAGCTTAATCATCAGGTCAAAGAAAAGGCTAGCCAGGAAATTCGTCACGCGTTTTCTAAATTTTCATCCAAAAATATTACTGATCGTGAAGGATTTGAAGCTTCAGTCACAGATTTTAAAGTCAGCATTGATGCTATTAAATTTTATGACGAAGCATACCACGAATACAAAAAAGTTATCGATGCAAAAGACTATAGTGGTCTGCTAAGAATATTTAACAATAAAGGACTCGAAGATGTTGTGGCTCGTGAAATCGGATTCAGCAATAAACAAAACTACCGTGAATGGGTAATTGCAGAAATTGACCTTGCTAATATTTCCGAAAACCCTTCTGAACTTGGCAAAGAAATATTAGAAGGCCTTCGAGAAGAGTTTCCTGAGATAGTCATGGAATCTACTCAAGAAACAGGGGGAATCAATGTCTAA
- a CDS encoding Eco57I restriction-modification methylase domain-containing protein, which produces MSKSPEEYAHIEWLGYVQPVGLVVSVPALLEAQCYINQNVMGRHAQFLNCLPREDAGEIIPEIRDLSEFTQKVLEWEAEDLQEIPARGELTGTMAALEVVLPQYHETLRPTRAVPKFKPAEDENPWMMLISELPTGTDLDDPGEADSSRHWHAAPQAKFERLLRETQVPIGLLSNGRQLRLVYAPRGETSGYATFNVDEMIQVAGRPMFAALYMLLCSERLFTLGENQRLPAILENSRKYQNTVSTKLAEQVLAALYELMRGFQAANDARKGELLHDILEEDPNHVYAGLLTVLLRLVFVLYAEDRDLLSSDPLYSNYYSVSGLFDRLREDAGRFPDSMNQRHGAWSQLLTLFRLIYEGGQHHDFKLPPRKGYLFDPDRYPFLEGRSLTTKNQQLTTIPRISDGVVFNVLQNLLILDGERLSYRTLDVEQIGSVYETVMGFNLEVATGKSIAIKPVKTHGAPATIDLEALLETPGKDRAKWLKDQADQKLGAADAKALKAAASIDELLLALDKKIAKKVTPRVVPAEAIVLQPSDERRRSGSHYTPRSLTEPIVRTTLEPILKQLCEPNAELPEVYEPTRADKKRFTKGQLEERVRQSEKAIELVQAARAVGTPHPSQILELKVCDPAMGSGAFLVETCRQLGDELVKAWYAHDLLPTDIPPDEDELLYARRLVAQRCLYGVDKNVMAVDLAKLSLWLVTLAKDHPFTFLDHCLRAGDSLVGLTREQIIGFHWEPKLQKQFGEGLIQKRLDRATAERAKILNAREDAPYRDQEDRMALAEEALNVVRLTGDACVSAFFAGKKKKDRETRCDELFAQVSDWYESGHDINKRPPVAAAAAELRRGEHPLSPFHWEIEFPEVFSRVNPGFDAFVGNPPFIGGKKIKTVLGAVFRDWLVNSNEKSNANSDIVAHFFRRCFDQLRSDGTFGLIATNTIAQGDTRTTALYWIRTHSGTIYCAKTRYKWPGDAAVMVNIIHVVKGTPQLQCILNEKDVPKITAFLVPTGSDDNPKTLNSNLDIAFVGCFLRGQGFTFDDSKSDSDASPIEVMHRLLENDEKNRERIFPYIGGEEVNDDPAHLHHRYVINFGSLTKEQANAWPDLLGLLEETVKPGRDKLGSSSIDKSHKKNWWRFANDRPEMHKAISNLDRAIVMARVTQHMGFTFLPTSTVFSEQLVVFARDCYGLFSVLQSRTHETWARFFASSLEDRLRYNPSDCFDNYARPDLGPLSSVGENYFTHRKSIMVNNDEGLTKTYNRFHSPDERDEGIIELRRLHDEMDRAVLRAYGWDDLAASATCEFLLDYVEEEDEVEVSSQLSGVSKSKKSKKKKPWRLRWPDEFRDEVLARLLELNEQRHQEELLAGVGTAEKKKPKPKTPSTRKKKTTSTDLFQQETERQYRYVLLILRAWGEKPFTRYALNAAMILMLDDNLRNSLLDHKTNKRRKQVKSDIGLNQILTEMQIQNYVEIWKTDFQQFIKIGSKSPAMKGVSEEDIGRVNAVKEFFRREAEKGNVTHIEDAIHAEFDFISV; this is translated from the coding sequence ATGTCTAAATCCCCTGAAGAATACGCTCACATTGAATGGCTTGGCTATGTCCAGCCGGTGGGGCTGGTGGTCTCTGTGCCGGCGCTACTGGAAGCGCAGTGTTATATCAACCAGAACGTCATGGGCCGGCATGCGCAGTTTCTGAACTGCCTGCCCCGCGAAGATGCGGGTGAGATCATTCCCGAAATTCGCGATCTGTCGGAATTCACACAGAAAGTACTCGAGTGGGAAGCAGAAGACCTGCAGGAGATCCCTGCCCGCGGGGAACTGACGGGCACGATGGCGGCTCTGGAAGTGGTCCTGCCGCAATATCATGAGACTCTCCGGCCCACGCGCGCCGTTCCGAAATTCAAACCCGCGGAAGATGAAAATCCGTGGATGATGCTGATCTCGGAACTGCCCACGGGAACCGACCTGGATGATCCGGGGGAAGCGGACAGCAGTCGGCACTGGCACGCGGCCCCGCAGGCGAAATTTGAGCGGCTGCTCCGTGAGACGCAGGTTCCCATCGGCCTGCTCTCCAACGGGCGTCAGTTGCGTCTGGTCTATGCACCACGCGGGGAGACCAGCGGGTATGCCACGTTTAATGTCGATGAAATGATCCAGGTCGCGGGCCGACCAATGTTTGCCGCCTTGTATATGCTGCTCTGCAGCGAGCGGCTGTTTACGCTGGGGGAGAACCAGCGTCTGCCGGCCATTCTGGAAAACAGCCGCAAGTATCAGAATACGGTGTCGACCAAGCTGGCGGAACAGGTGCTGGCGGCGCTGTATGAACTGATGCGGGGTTTTCAGGCTGCCAACGATGCCCGCAAGGGGGAACTGCTCCATGACATCCTGGAAGAGGACCCGAACCACGTCTACGCGGGACTGCTGACCGTCCTGCTGCGGCTGGTGTTTGTTTTGTATGCGGAAGATCGGGATCTGCTCTCCAGCGATCCGCTGTATTCCAATTATTATTCGGTGAGTGGCCTGTTCGATCGGCTGCGCGAGGACGCCGGCCGCTTCCCCGATTCGATGAACCAGCGGCACGGCGCCTGGTCGCAACTGCTCACCCTGTTCCGCCTGATCTACGAAGGGGGACAGCACCACGATTTCAAACTCCCCCCTCGCAAAGGCTACCTCTTCGACCCGGACCGCTACCCCTTCTTAGAAGGCAGATCACTAACAACTAAAAACCAGCAACTAACGACTATCCCAAGAATTTCCGACGGCGTCGTCTTCAACGTGCTGCAGAACCTGCTGATTCTGGACGGGGAACGGCTCAGTTACCGGACGCTGGACGTGGAACAGATCGGCAGCGTGTATGAAACGGTGATGGGCTTTAACCTGGAAGTCGCGACCGGAAAATCGATTGCCATTAAACCGGTCAAAACGCATGGTGCGCCGGCGACGATCGACCTGGAAGCCCTGCTGGAGACCCCGGGCAAAGACCGGGCGAAATGGCTCAAAGACCAGGCCGATCAGAAGCTGGGGGCTGCGGATGCTAAAGCCCTCAAGGCTGCTGCCTCGATCGATGAATTGCTGCTGGCCCTCGATAAGAAGATTGCCAAAAAGGTGACGCCGCGTGTGGTCCCTGCCGAGGCGATTGTGCTGCAGCCCTCCGATGAACGCCGCCGCAGCGGTTCGCATTACACGCCCCGCTCGCTGACCGAACCGATTGTCCGCACTACGCTGGAACCGATTCTGAAACAGCTGTGCGAACCGAATGCGGAACTGCCGGAAGTTTATGAGCCGACGCGGGCCGATAAGAAACGCTTTACGAAAGGTCAACTGGAAGAGCGTGTGCGACAGTCGGAGAAAGCGATTGAACTGGTGCAGGCGGCCCGCGCCGTCGGCACGCCTCACCCTTCCCAGATCCTGGAGCTGAAAGTCTGTGATCCGGCGATGGGGAGTGGTGCGTTTCTGGTGGAGACCTGCCGTCAGCTGGGGGATGAACTGGTCAAGGCCTGGTACGCCCACGATCTGCTGCCGACCGACATTCCCCCTGATGAAGACGAACTGCTGTATGCCCGCCGCCTGGTGGCCCAGCGGTGTCTGTACGGCGTGGATAAAAACGTGATGGCCGTCGACCTGGCCAAACTGTCGCTCTGGCTGGTGACGCTGGCCAAGGATCATCCCTTCACTTTCCTGGACCACTGCCTGCGGGCCGGCGATTCTCTGGTCGGCCTGACCCGCGAACAGATCATCGGCTTCCACTGGGAACCGAAATTACAGAAGCAGTTCGGCGAAGGCCTGATCCAGAAACGGCTTGACCGGGCGACCGCCGAGCGGGCCAAAATTCTGAATGCCCGCGAAGACGCCCCCTATCGCGACCAGGAAGACCGGATGGCGCTGGCGGAAGAGGCGCTGAACGTCGTCCGCCTGACTGGCGATGCCTGTGTAAGCGCCTTTTTTGCGGGCAAGAAAAAGAAGGACCGCGAAACCCGCTGCGACGAACTGTTCGCGCAGGTCTCCGACTGGTACGAAAGCGGCCACGACATCAACAAACGCCCGCCGGTCGCCGCCGCGGCAGCAGAGCTACGACGCGGCGAACACCCACTCTCCCCCTTTCACTGGGAAATTGAATTTCCGGAAGTGTTTTCGCGGGTGAATCCCGGTTTTGATGCATTTGTGGGGAATCCGCCGTTCATTGGCGGAAAGAAAATAAAGACCGTGTTGGGAGCGGTGTTTCGAGATTGGCTTGTTAACTCCAACGAAAAGTCGAATGCCAATTCTGACATAGTTGCACACTTCTTTCGTCGCTGTTTTGACCAACTGCGAAGCGACGGAACCTTCGGCCTTATTGCGACAAATACAATTGCCCAAGGCGACACGCGCACGACTGCGCTATATTGGATACGTACACACTCTGGTACCATCTACTGTGCCAAGACACGTTACAAGTGGCCCGGAGATGCAGCGGTAATGGTTAACATCATCCATGTTGTAAAAGGCACTCCTCAACTGCAGTGCATCCTCAATGAAAAAGATGTTCCGAAGATAACTGCGTTTCTTGTGCCTACCGGAAGCGACGACAACCCGAAAACACTCAACAGCAATCTGGACATCGCGTTTGTTGGATGCTTCCTTCGAGGTCAGGGCTTCACGTTTGACGATTCCAAGTCTGACTCGGATGCCAGCCCCATCGAAGTCATGCACCGCTTACTTGAAAATGATGAAAAGAACCGTGAACGCATTTTCCCTTATATCGGTGGAGAAGAGGTTAATGACGATCCCGCACACTTGCACCATCGCTACGTCATAAACTTTGGTTCGTTAACGAAGGAGCAAGCAAACGCTTGGCCGGATTTGCTTGGACTGCTTGAGGAAACAGTAAAACCTGGTCGTGACAAACTCGGATCCAGCTCAATCGACAAATCCCACAAAAAGAATTGGTGGCGTTTTGCAAACGACCGCCCCGAGATGCACAAAGCGATTTCCAACTTAGACCGCGCGATCGTGATGGCACGAGTGACGCAGCATATGGGCTTTACATTCTTGCCAACCTCGACAGTCTTTTCTGAACAACTCGTTGTGTTTGCAAGAGACTGCTACGGATTGTTCTCGGTTTTGCAGTCGCGAACCCATGAAACGTGGGCGAGATTTTTTGCGTCTTCTCTGGAAGATCGGCTTCGCTACAACCCTAGCGACTGTTTTGACAATTACGCCCGTCCGGACCTTGGCCCCCTGTCTTCAGTCGGAGAAAACTATTTTACTCATCGAAAATCTATCATGGTAAACAACGATGAAGGTCTGACGAAGACTTACAACCGTTTTCATTCTCCTGACGAGCGTGATGAGGGCATCATTGAGCTTCGTCGTCTTCATGACGAGATGGACCGTGCGGTGCTGCGGGCGTATGGCTGGGATGATCTGGCGGCCTCAGCCACGTGTGAATTTCTGCTGGACTACGTGGAAGAAGAGGACGAGGTAGAGGTTAGTTCTCAGTTGTCAGGGGTTAGTAAAAGTAAGAAGTCGAAGAAGAAAAAGCCGTGGCGGCTGCGCTGGCCCGACGAATTCCGCGACGAAGTTCTCGCCCGCCTGTTGGAACTCAACGAACAACGCCACCAGGAAGAACTCCTCGCCGGCGTCGGCACCGCCGAGAAAAAGAAACCCAAACCGAAAACTCCATCTACACGCAAAAAGAAAACAACATCGACAGATCTTTTCCAGCAGGAAACAGAGCGGCAATATCGATATGTTTTACTCATCCTGCGAGCATGGGGAGAGAAGCCATTCACACGCTATGCTCTGAATGCGGCAATGATTCTGATGCTGGACGACAATCTCCGAAACTCGTTGCTTGACCATAAAACCAACAAACGACGCAAACAGGTTAAAAGTGATATTGGCTTAAACCAGATTCTGACAGAGATGCAAATCCAGAACTATGTGGAAATCTGGAAGACTGACTTTCAGCAATTCATCAAAATCGGTTCAAAAAGTCCGGCAATGAAAGGTGTCTCGGAAGAAGACATAGGCCGAGTAAATGCTGTTAAAGAGTTTTTCAGGCGTGAGGCTGAGAAAGGTAACGTCACTCACATTGAGGATGCAATCCATGCCGAATTCGACTTTATTTCAGTTTGA
- a CDS encoding DUF262 domain-containing protein yields the protein MSNLENNIDKKQDDSLAPPDIGELEGLDEDSDLGDFPIDTLLIRNETRSTFEVMRRIEAGGYIMNPDFQRDFIWDKVKQSKLIESVIMRIPLPVFYLAENLEGKVIVVDGLQRLSTFKSFLDNEFPLKLPEQELLDGKRFKDLSNKLQNRIEDSQLILYILDADVPDHAKFQIFERVNGGVPLTRQQMRNCLYNGPATVWLKEEAKTELFLEATGNSLDSKKMRDREFINRFCAFHLLGYDNYNKSDMDGFLARALQQMNEMSDEELKELSIKFRLSMRNNLSLFGRHAFRKHTLGSESRSVINASLWDVMSTTLARYSLKQVDNKADIIHKDFYPLLSNDKFNDAITYSPNSTIKVKRRFALVEMLFKEALGDYTN from the coding sequence ATGAGTAATTTAGAGAATAATATTGATAAAAAACAGGATGACTCGCTAGCCCCACCCGACATTGGCGAACTAGAAGGTTTAGACGAAGATAGTGACCTCGGTGACTTTCCGATTGATACTCTATTAATTCGAAACGAGACACGATCAACATTTGAAGTTATGCGAAGAATTGAAGCAGGAGGTTATATTATGAATCCTGATTTTCAACGCGATTTCATTTGGGACAAGGTAAAACAAAGTAAGCTGATCGAGTCGGTCATAATGCGTATTCCGCTTCCAGTATTCTATCTAGCAGAGAACTTGGAAGGTAAGGTTATTGTCGTTGATGGACTCCAACGATTATCAACCTTTAAGAGTTTTTTGGATAACGAGTTTCCTCTCAAGCTTCCAGAGCAAGAATTATTGGATGGTAAGCGATTCAAGGACCTGTCAAACAAACTTCAGAATCGAATCGAAGATAGCCAGTTGATTCTATATATTCTAGATGCAGATGTTCCAGATCATGCGAAGTTTCAAATATTTGAAAGAGTAAATGGAGGAGTTCCTCTCACTCGTCAGCAGATGCGAAATTGCCTTTACAACGGTCCAGCGACAGTTTGGTTAAAAGAAGAAGCAAAAACCGAACTCTTTCTGGAAGCTACAGGTAACAGTTTAGATTCAAAGAAAATGCGAGACCGCGAGTTTATCAACAGGTTTTGTGCTTTTCACCTACTCGGATATGATAACTATAACAAGAGCGATATGGATGGATTTCTTGCACGTGCGCTGCAACAGATGAATGAAATGTCAGATGAAGAATTAAAAGAACTCTCAATTAAATTTAGACTCAGCATGCGTAATAACTTGTCTTTGTTTGGGCGTCATGCATTCCGAAAGCATACTTTGGGCTCTGAAAGTCGAAGTGTCATTAATGCTTCTCTATGGGATGTGATGTCCACAACGTTAGCACGTTATTCATTGAAGCAGGTTGATAACAAGGCTGACATAATTCACAAAGATTTCTACCCACTCCTTTCAAATGATAAGTTCAACGACGCGATTACTTATAGCCCAAACAGTACTATAAAAGTGAAAAGGAGATTTGCATTGGTAGAAATGTTATTCAAGGAGGCGCTTGGTGATTACACAAATTGA
- a CDS encoding AAA family ATPase produces MITQIELECFKCFEVLKLPLAPLTLLSGTNASGKSSILQSMVLLHQTILNHEWSTRLQLNGPELQLGTVHDVVDKVHGRREFKIALSDENCYVKWAFSYEEEEDKQAMSAAVGSVGVNGDFVQSPDKLRFLFPAPLKTAENLANRLKELTYLTAERVGPRDSYRLQDPTATQFVGSRGENTVGLLYQRREKQVLSALVLDSFTHTLLHQVEARMELFFPGTSLKVQPVPEANMVTLGITNSGETGFHRPMNVGFGLTQVLPIIVAALSAKEGDLLLIENPEVHLHPAGQAMMGEFLSEVAAAGIQVIVESHSDHVLNGIRRAVKGQKLSDEKVSLHFFNSRKDGQQQFTSPTIDASGNIDQWPSGFFDQYDKDLNYFAGWGE; encoded by the coding sequence GTGATTACACAAATTGAATTAGAATGTTTTAAATGTTTTGAAGTACTAAAATTGCCGCTTGCACCACTAACTTTGCTGTCCGGCACCAATGCGTCAGGTAAATCAAGTATTCTGCAATCAATGGTTCTCCTGCACCAGACCATTCTCAATCATGAATGGTCTACCCGTTTGCAATTGAATGGTCCAGAGTTACAACTCGGAACTGTTCACGATGTGGTAGACAAAGTACATGGTCGTCGTGAATTTAAGATTGCACTTTCCGATGAAAATTGTTACGTCAAATGGGCTTTTTCCTACGAAGAAGAAGAAGACAAACAAGCAATGTCGGCTGCAGTAGGTTCGGTTGGTGTGAATGGGGATTTTGTTCAATCTCCTGATAAATTACGATTCCTTTTTCCAGCACCATTGAAGACTGCAGAAAACCTCGCAAATAGACTCAAAGAGCTTACGTATCTTACCGCTGAACGTGTAGGACCGCGTGATAGCTATCGTTTACAAGATCCAACTGCAACACAATTTGTAGGTTCGCGAGGCGAAAATACTGTTGGGTTACTATATCAAAGACGAGAAAAACAGGTGTTGTCAGCATTGGTTCTTGATTCTTTCACTCATACCCTGCTACATCAGGTGGAAGCTCGGATGGAGCTTTTTTTTCCAGGTACATCTCTTAAAGTGCAGCCGGTTCCAGAGGCAAATATGGTCACTTTGGGAATAACGAATTCTGGTGAAACCGGTTTTCATCGTCCAATGAATGTGGGGTTCGGGCTAACTCAAGTGCTACCGATCATTGTTGCTGCACTTTCTGCAAAAGAAGGTGATTTACTTTTGATTGAAAATCCGGAAGTACATCTCCACCCAGCTGGACAAGCAATGATGGGTGAGTTTTTGTCAGAGGTGGCTGCTGCGGGGATACAAGTAATTGTAGAGTCGCACAGTGATCACGTCTTGAATGGTATTCGACGTGCTGTTAAGGGGCAAAAGCTGAGTGATGAGAAGGTATCACTCCATTTTTTTAATTCAAGGAAAGATGGACAGCAACAATTCACGAGTCCAACAATTGATGCTTCAGGAAACATAGACCAGTGGCCATCAGGCTTTTTCGATCAATATGATAAAGATCTAAATTATTTTGCCGGATGGGGAGAATGA